Proteins encoded together in one Coffea arabica cultivar ET-39 chromosome 2c, Coffea Arabica ET-39 HiFi, whole genome shotgun sequence window:
- the LOC140035773 gene encoding putative late blight resistance protein homolog R1A-3, whose amino-acid sequence MDNGVAFVLHKLELIQNDLQTPDSYETGFSHLREDFETLKLNLLFLKTFLLCSGIWSNDQSEVRLGSFLSKIEATVNRPGMDINILYLRAKCVFDLKSELKSVFTDLKRVVSNLLGNIKSFNKEIIDIYETLSSCSSSESRSRLRDCELVDFIDSVLQNLVNLLSCRCLESMEDYNSALALEDKLTFLKNFIGFAKFLGVEERELEDLLAHIQVVALNAAGLTYKCLFYREDEEMQDPKMCSIISELLEKINPVDLQVYETYVKVLKVSKSPKSLLATQTDMQILQDFNDSLRSSLWELLGSSTSFAVSVKDQMQKLYAGLSFLRSILKELPENMNELNDKIVAVISEAGIVIFSLFLNGVKEVDVDSLVVGESADCCTMLVNTNKNVTFIVAQLRGSSISGSLPSYHSFRGQEVCKTTRFKPPRGRVPITNEIVVGFDDDALKVINRLKRGSATLEIVPIVGMPGLGKTTLAKKVYNSPSVEAYFYIRLWCSFSQEYDTKNSLVQILSSDGKQSRVNEELKLLDEYDLAQKLRQMLMGKRYLIVLDDVWDIRVWHGLSISFPDNRNGSRVLITSRQSNVASEVQFAVEPYNLRILTEEESWELFQRKVFGEADCPRPLCMPGKRIATNCKGLPLTIVIIAEILSTIKDDAWSEVADSLTSTIVYATDQCKNTLELSYRRLPHHLKPCLLYFGAFREDQEIETAKLMRLWIAEGFVPAEGLVLDTEPKRIEALAEEYMMDLIGRNLVMVAKQRHIGGVKTCRIHGLLHEFCKEKAKEENFLQVLHGYGELSTFNERSCVERLSIWSKVEHFKKSMLFCPQICSLLLFSQIEESDSFMADISFVFCIYKSLRVLDLEQIFLRCKVFPREVEALVKLRYLGVQGAVSSIPPSIEKLSNLETFVVIAESGTVSLPDTIWNMTKLRHLHVVGRKVCCSLPSENLGNTSDLWNLDTFSTLIVSLDDRVENIMRKIPNVRQLKIQLSAGGCSTGNCNISNLTNVETLEVFAESSPPNPVQFSFPLRLKELVLGGLHLPWSRISVIEELRYLEVLVLLRLSFVGERWELTPGGFRELRCLILENLGVVKWEDATDSGDAFLGLQKLRLSGVLLLEKVPSRLQWIPLLEEIEVRDCTKSPKKLVHKIGKKQEDWGNMNLKIID is encoded by the coding sequence ATGGACAATGGTGTTGCATTTGTCTTGCATAAACTGGAGTTGATCCAGAACGACCTCCAAACACCTGATTCGTATGAAACTGGATTTTCTCACCTGCGTGAAGATTTTGAGACCCTCAAGCTGAATCTGCTGTTCCTGAAAACATTTCTTCTGTGTTCCGGAATCTGGAGCAATGACCAATCGGAGGTAAGGCTTGGATCTTTCTTGTCCAAGATTGAAGCTACTGTAAACAGACCCGGGATGGATATAAACATCCTCTATCTTAGGGCAAAATGTGTATTCGATTTGAAAAGCGAATTGAAAAGCGTGTTCACAGATTTGAAACGCGTCGTCTCTAATTTGCTGGGAAACATCAAGTCCTTTAATAAAGAAATCATCGACATATACGAAACCTTGTCGAGTTGCAGTTCATCAGAGTCCCGCTCCCGCTTAAGAGACTGTGAACTTGTGGACTTCATAGACTCTGTTCTACAGAATCTGGTGAATCTTCTCAGCTGTCGGTGTCTTGAGTCCATGGAAGATTACAACAGTGCTTTGGCCCTTGAAGACAAGCTTACAttcttgaaaaatttcattggctTTGCCAAATTTCTGGGTGTTGAAGAACGTGAATTGGAAGATCTGTTGGCTCACATTCAAGTTGTGGCTCTAAATGCCGCAGGTCTCACTTACAAGTGTTTGTTTTACAGGGAAGATGAAGAGATGCAGGATCCCAAGATGTGCTCCATAATCAGTGAGCTACTGGAGAAAATTAACCCCGTTGACCTCCAAGTTTATGAGACATATGTCAAAGTCCTTAAAGTTTCGAAGTCCCCAAAATCATTGCTTGCCACGCAGACAGATATGCAAATACTGCAGGATTTTAATGATTCTCTCAGAAGTAGTCTTTGGGAGCTACTAGGGTCCAGTACCAGCTTCGCGGTTTCTGTGaaagatcaaatgcaaaaaCTCTATGCGGGACTGAGTTTCTTGAGAAGCATTCTAAAGGAGCTGCCGGAGAATATGAATGAgctaaatgataaaattgtagCTGTCATTAGTGAGGCAGGAATTGTAATTTTCTCGCTCTTTCTGAATGGAGTGAAAGAAGTGGATGTTGACTCCTTAGTGGTTGGAGAATCTGCTGATTGTTGTACTATGCTGGTCAACACCAACAAGAATGTTACGTTCATTGTGGCTCAGCTAAGGGGTTCAAGCATCTCAGGAAGTCTTCCCTCCTATCATAGCTTCAGAGGACAAGAAGTTTGCAAGACTACCCGTTTCAAGCCACCAAGAGGTAGAGTACCAATAACCAATGAAATTGTAGTTGGTTTCGATGATGATGCACTAAAAGTGATTAACCGACTCAAAAGAGGATCAGCAACGTTGGAAATTGTTCCCATTGTGGGAATGCCTGGACTTGGCAAGACCACTTTAGCCAAAAAAGTTTACAATAGTCCCTCAGTTGAGGCTTACTTCTATATTCGTCTTTGGTGCTCTTTTTCGCAAGAGTATGACACTAAAAATTCGTTAGTTCAAATTTTATCCTCTGATGGTAAACAGTCTAGGGTGAATGAAGAGCTCAAACTTCTGGATGAATATGATTTGGCACAAAAACTCAGGCAAATGTTAATGGGGAAAAGATATCTTATTGTTTTAGATGATGTCTGGGACATTAGGGTATGGCATGGCTTGAGCATTTCATTCCCTGACAATAGGAATGGAAGTCGAGTCCTAATTACAAGTCGACAATCTAACGTGGCTTCAGAGGTACAATTTGCTGTGGAACCTTACAATCTTCGCATACTTACTGAAGAAGAGAGTTGGGAATTATTTCAGAGGAAGGTGTTTGGAGAAGCAGATTGTCCTCGACCACTATGTATGCCTGGGAAGAGAATAGCAACAAATTGCAAGGGATTGCCTCTTACTATTGTCATCatagctgaaattttgtcaaCTATAAAGGATGATGCTTGGAGTGAAGTTGCAGATAGTTTAACTTCAACCATTGTGTATGCTACAGACCAGTGCAAGAATACATTGGAGCTGAGTTATAGACGCTTACCACATCATTTGAAGCCATGCCTTCTGTACTTCGGAGCATTTCGAgaagatcaagaaattgaaactGCGAAGTTGATGAGGCTATGGATAGCTGAAGGCTTTGTACCTGCTGAAGGGCTTGTGCTAGATACAGAGCCAAAAAGAATAGAGGCTTTAGCAGAAGAATACATGATGGATCTTATTGGCAGAAACCTAGTCATGGTTGCCAAACAAAGACATATTGGTGGAGTCAAAACTTGTCGCATTCATGGTCTATTACACGAGTTTTGTAAGGAAAAAGCCAAAGAAGAAAATTTCCTACAGGTGTTGCATGGCTATGGTGAACTTTCCACTTTTAATGAGCGCTCCTGCGTCGAAAGGTTGTCCATTTGGTCCAAGGTAGAGCATTTTAAAAAGTCAATGCTATTTTGTCCACAAATATGCAGTCTACTATTGTTTAGTCAGATTGAAGAGTCTGATTCATTCATGGCTGATATATCATTTGTCTTTTGCATCTACAAAAGCCTTCGAGTGTTggatttggagcaaatttttcTGCGGTGTAAGGTCTTTCCTAGAGAAGTAGAAGCTCTTGTTAAGTTGAGATACTTGGGTGTTCAGGGTGCAGTGAGTTCCATTCCTCCCTCCATAGAGAAGCTCTCCAACTTAGAAACTTTTGTTGTGATTGCTGAATCTGGTACTGTTTCATTGCCAGATACCATATGGAATATGACCAAGTTGAGGCATCTACATGTGGTGGGCAGGAAAGTTTGTTGTTCTTTGCCGAGTGAAAATCTTGGAAACACCTCTGACCTCTGGAATTTAGACACTTTTTCCACCTTGATTGTGTCTTTAGATGACAGAGTGGAAAATATAATGAGAAAGATTCCAAATGTCCGCCAACTGAAAATCCAACTCTCAGCGGGAGGGTGCTCTACGGGAAACTGCAACATAAGCAACCTTACAAATGTAGAAACACTCGAAGTGTTTGCAGAGTCATCACCACCGAATCCTGTTCAGTTTTCTTTCCCCCTACGTTTAAAAGAGTTGGTCCTTGGAGGATTGCATCTGCCCTGGAGTAGAATTTCAGTGATTGAGGAACTACGCTACCTTGAGGTCCTTGTATTACTCAGGCTGTCATTTGTCGGAGAAAGATGGGAGTTGACACCAGGAGGGTTCCGTGAACTCAGGtgcttgattttggaaaacttGGGTGTTGTCAAATGGGAAGACGCAACAGATAGTGGTGATGCTTTTCTGGGTCTTCAGAAGTTAAGGTTGAGTGGGGTTTTGCTATTGGAAAAGGTCCCTTCCCGTTTACAGTGGATTCCACTTCTTGAAGAGATTGAAGTACGGGACTGTACGAAGTCTCCTAAGAAGTTGGTACACAAAATTGGGAAAAAGCAGGAGGACTGGGGAAATATGAATCTGAAGATCATTGACTAG